From the genome of Malus domestica chromosome 04, GDT2T_hap1, one region includes:
- the LOC103433785 gene encoding uncharacterized protein, with product MDAASQSFLEELLQSAVDNHEDSGVVNEHSGQPATCALCQRAISPENEATGDVEIMCGDCKFLYLEDLGSPSHDSYQRTPPTRRRARTGSSESLENTFSQQFSHMINLVRQNQSPGSGIEELPVGGDSTTRIPLRTSNRTTPSGSRRWRRVLSDTESEGYENVDSFYGETESNLSFGRYRVFHSESDAISLSAYGGDSDASVDLHGLLDTETIIPPDDGSAYDSDTDIDPMHAGLSQWNSDDTEDDDDEGDEEDDEWEEADVEVNMVESSETPGGRLRNLLVSRPGRSNGPSIGRHHHTYFPDSEGTFHWRMRRRSQIYTRTLFSNVDESEMLPYDGNSGDYLDAGGFEELLEHLAEVDSLRRGAPPASASFVNNLPRVVISKEHDKHDDLACAICKDVLTIGTEVNKLPCSHLYHSMCIFPWLSTRNTCPLCRYELPTDDRDYEEGKRNVSARAEIHNVRQQNASVDSSSGAFNRAYEDEEHEQSAANREPTTNGSRGENSRGRWFLLAAAPIVSLVGIVLVLWLGSPLLERRGLAGNQNFANHARHQSPITGASPNHRENRSRRWWSLF from the coding sequence ATGGATGCAGCCTCACAAAGCTTCTTGGAAGAGTTGCTTCAGTCCGCTGTCGACAATCATGAGGATAGTGGTGTGGTAAATGAACATTCTGGGCAGCCTGCAACGTGTGCGCTATGCCAAAGGGCTATTTCACCCGAGAATGAGGCGACTGGAGATGTTGAAATTATGTGCGGGGACTGTAAATTTCTGTACCTTGAAGATCTTGGTTCCCCCTCACATGATTCTTATCAGAGGACGCCACCTACAAGAAGAAGAGCTAGGACTGGGAGTTCCGAGTCACTTGAGAATACTTTTTCACAACAGTTCTCGCATATGATTAATCTGGTGCGGCAGAACCAATCCCCTGGCTCTGGGATTGAGGAACTACCTGTGGGTGGTGACTCTACGACTAGGATACCGCTGCGCACAAGCAACCGTACTACACCAAGTGGGTCTAGAAGATGGCGGCGAGTGCTCTCTGATACTGAAAGTGAGGGTTACGAAAATGTGGATTCTTTCTATGGAGAAACTGAATCAAATCTCAGTTTTGGTCGGTACAGGGTATTTCATAGTGAGAGCGATGCAATTTCTTTAAGTGCATATGGAGGGGATTCTGATGCTTCTGTGGACCTACATGGTTTACTGGATACTGAAACGATTATTCCACCAGATGATGGAAGTGCTTATGATAGTGATACTGACATTGATCCAATGCATGCTGGTCTTAGCCAGTGGAACTCAGATGACACTGAGGACGATGATGATGAGGgggatgaagaagatgatgagtGGGAAGAAGCCGACGTTGAAGTAAACATGGTTGAATCTAGTGAAACCCCAGGTGGCCGGCTTCGTAATCTTTTAGTTTCGCGTCCAGGCAGAAGTAATGGACCATCCATTGGGCGCCACCACCATACATATTTTCCTGATTCTGAGGGTACGTTTCATTGGAGAATGAGGAGGAGGAGTCAAATATATACCCGTACCCTCTTTTCTAACGTGGACGAATCAGAGATGCTGCCTTATGATGGAAATTCTGGTGATTATCTTGATGCTGGAGGCTTTGAAGAATTGCTCGAGCATCTTGCTGAGGTTGATAGCTTAAGACGAGGAGCTCCTCCAGCTTCTGCGTCCTTTGTGAATAATCTGCCTCGTGTTGTCATTAGCAAGGAACATGACAAGCATGATGACTTAGCCTGTGCAATTTGCAAAGATGTATTGACAATTGGTACTGAAGTGAATAAGCTTCCCTGCTCTCACCTCTATCACTCTATGTGTATTTTTCCATGGTTGAGTACACGGAATACTTGTCCACTCTGTCGATATGAGCTACCGACTGATGACAGAGACTACGAAGAGGGGAAACGGAACGTTAGTGCTAGAGCAGAGATCCACAATGTCCGGCAGCAGAATGCAAGTGTGGACAGTTCCTCCGGTGCTTTCAACAGAGCTTATGAAGATGAGGAGCATGAGCAGAGTGCAGCAAATAGGGAACCAACCACTAATGGCTCGAGAGGAGAAAATAGTCGGGGGAGATGGTTTCTTCTCGCAGCTGCTCCAATTGTCAGTCTTGTGGGTATTGTTCTTGTGCTGTGGTTAGGAAGTCCGCTGTTGGAAAGAAGAGGTCTGGCAGGAAACCAGAACTTCGCCAATCACGCCCGCCACCAGAGTCCTATCACCGGCGCCTCACCCAACCACAGGGAGAACAGAAGCCGGAGATGGTGGTCACTTTTCTGA